In Dyadobacter sp. NIV53, a single window of DNA contains:
- a CDS encoding PepSY domain-containing protein: protein MTIFKKINAWLHLWLGLASGIIVFIVALTGCILVFEQEFKSMTQPWLHAERPQNAEYLLPSAIKEKVAPLFPNKEISGIWYYGHGKTAKLNIRSDSAIYVNPYTAKVVAIINEEDFFHFILEGHTELWIEAKIGKIHVGQIIVAYATLIFFVLLISGLILWWPKKWNRTNRDKSFKIKWGAKFKRINYDLHNVLGFYSLLVALVITMTGLSMGFAWFSKSVYWLSSGGNSPAPYVDSSSDTTRIIPDVVMKNVDLAFIKGITEIGTYNKDAIIVSFPDEPSEPIELCTDMYNASWRYVYLDQYSLKELPSTQVHIDDLKLADWLRRTNYALHVGGVGGLTTKILFFLASLICATLPVTGFYVWWHRGYGKAKKPQKRIKATSNIASV from the coding sequence ATGACAATTTTCAAAAAAATAAATGCCTGGCTCCATTTGTGGTTGGGTCTGGCTTCCGGAATTATTGTTTTTATCGTTGCGCTAACCGGTTGTATACTGGTTTTCGAGCAGGAATTTAAATCTATGACGCAGCCCTGGCTGCATGCAGAAAGACCCCAAAACGCTGAATATCTGCTTCCATCAGCCATCAAAGAAAAAGTTGCCCCGCTGTTTCCAAATAAAGAGATCAGTGGTATCTGGTACTACGGACACGGGAAAACTGCTAAACTGAATATAAGATCGGATTCAGCTATTTATGTAAATCCATATACTGCCAAGGTAGTAGCTATAATCAACGAGGAAGATTTCTTTCATTTCATTCTTGAAGGCCATACTGAGCTCTGGATTGAAGCCAAAATCGGCAAAATCCACGTTGGACAAATTATTGTGGCTTATGCCACACTCATATTCTTTGTATTACTTATTTCAGGCCTGATTTTATGGTGGCCAAAAAAATGGAATAGAACTAATCGTGATAAAAGTTTTAAAATTAAATGGGGAGCAAAGTTTAAACGGATAAATTATGACCTGCACAATGTGCTTGGTTTTTACTCTTTACTTGTAGCACTTGTGATTACAATGACAGGCCTGAGCATGGGTTTTGCCTGGTTTTCAAAGAGTGTGTACTGGTTAAGTTCAGGAGGGAATTCTCCTGCACCGTACGTTGATTCATCATCTGACACAACCAGAATAATACCGGATGTGGTGATGAAAAACGTCGATCTGGCATTCATCAAAGGAATCACAGAAATAGGTACTTACAATAAAGACGCCATTATTGTTTCTTTTCCCGACGAACCATCTGAACCGATTGAACTGTGTACAGATATGTATAACGCTTCCTGGCGATATGTTTACCTGGATCAATATTCGCTTAAAGAGCTACCTTCAACACAAGTTCATATTGACGATTTGAAACTTGCAGATTGGCTGAGGCGTACCAATTATGCACTTCACGTGGGGGGAGTTGGTGGCCTGACTACCAAAATCCTGTTTTTTCTTGCCAGTTTGATTTGCGCCACATTACCCGTAACCGGTTTTTATGTTTGGTGGCATCGGGGTTATGGTAAAGCCAAAAAACCTCAAAAAAGGATTAAAGCCACTTCAAATATTGCCTCTGTCTAA
- a CDS encoding DUF4374 domain-containing protein: MFKKVKLYSLLITLALVPFLNSCSSDDDTTPTPVEETQEKYAVWLQIGSWPNTTQYVLGTNSLTEGSIDLTGHGAEVTGKSAYGIITNGGFYYYYNTTTGRFSKFKYEKELYSTILEVPYTHLADISGFTWINETTLFLVGTNGDKNKIHYSVVDTETLKITNGVLEAPAIPTGFSYFNLGNVEYTNGKVFIQFGYIGDWPKPWQSQSNIGVVDYATLKYEKTLESTTSAGPGTNKLWLSSSFVDVNGNTYFATNVEWSSITNRKSAIYRIKKGTTELDANYVVNQTTLGYEGVGLWYIGGTQAILKYIDTAVTGSTHLYAFAVMDLETGKITRKLPEIPYDGDAYIQNIIVEDGKVFMITNAETGKDYVYIYDIAAQTVKTGMELIGGYDWVLRLDKMR; the protein is encoded by the coding sequence ATGTTTAAAAAAGTTAAACTCTATTCACTTCTTATAACACTGGCACTGGTTCCGTTTCTGAATTCATGCAGCAGTGATGACGATACTACTCCGACACCTGTAGAAGAAACGCAGGAAAAATATGCCGTATGGCTGCAAATCGGCAGCTGGCCTAATACTACCCAATACGTTCTGGGAACAAATTCTCTGACTGAAGGCTCTATTGACCTGACCGGGCATGGTGCTGAAGTAACAGGAAAATCAGCTTATGGAATAATCACAAATGGGGGATTCTACTATTATTATAATACGACAACCGGCAGATTCTCTAAATTCAAATACGAAAAAGAACTTTACAGCACAATCCTGGAAGTTCCATACACGCATCTGGCTGATATTTCAGGATTTACGTGGATCAATGAAACAACACTTTTTCTTGTCGGAACAAACGGGGACAAGAACAAAATTCACTATTCAGTAGTAGATACAGAAACCTTAAAGATAACGAACGGCGTATTGGAAGCACCGGCCATACCAACCGGATTCAGCTATTTCAATCTGGGCAATGTAGAATATACCAATGGAAAAGTTTTTATCCAGTTTGGTTATATTGGCGACTGGCCAAAACCATGGCAGTCACAATCCAATATTGGTGTTGTCGATTATGCGACGCTGAAATATGAAAAAACATTGGAAAGCACAACATCGGCCGGTCCGGGGACAAACAAACTTTGGTTATCTTCTTCTTTTGTTGATGTGAACGGTAACACATATTTTGCAACCAACGTAGAGTGGAGCAGCATAACTAACAGGAAATCTGCAATATACCGTATCAAAAAAGGAACAACCGAACTTGATGCAAATTATGTTGTGAACCAGACAACTTTGGGTTATGAAGGTGTTGGGCTTTGGTATATCGGAGGAACCCAGGCTATTTTGAAATATATTGATACTGCCGTTACCGGTTCGACTCACCTTTATGCTTTTGCGGTAATGGATCTTGAAACCGGAAAAATTACGCGAAAACTCCCGGAAATCCCTTATGACGGAGATGCTTATATCCAGAATATCATTGTTGAAGATGGAAAAGTTTTTATGATCACCAATGCTGAAACAGGTAAAGACTATGTGTACATCTACGACATAGCCGCACAAACTGTAAAAACCGGTATGGAACTGATTGGCGGTTACGATTGGGTTCTTCGTCTTGACAAAATGAGATAA
- a CDS encoding TonB-dependent receptor — MQSQAQNKAAISGHIKSAKGEIIPSVTITVKGLSIGTTTDSEGFYTIQNLKPASYTIEISAVGYFKISQIITVKTDKSQTLNFELKESQQDLKEVQIFGKNETQEIKEQAFTVNAIETKRFANTTADLNQVLNRTAGVRVREEGGMGSDFNFSINGLSGKAVKFFLDGVPLELMGSTMSLNNIPVNLAERMEVYKGVVPVSLGSDALGGAVNIVTNQNINNYLDASYSIGSFNTHRLALNGQYSTANGLIIKASAFANYSDNNYLMRGMEIWDEQQYKYVNKNFKRFHDQYKSAMGQVELGVINKKWADVLFVGFSYSGTDQDIQTGTRQDVVYGAVTKNGHAYNGSLRYKKDNLFVKGLNANVFASRSVDNYVVKDTSSYKYYWDGSRIKTSLAEISGSKTITNINRPRTFARANLGYQLSGSHSFNVNYTYDHIKNESYDELITDHADIPGILSKNILGAAYQQNLLNDRLTNTLFGKFYGLSVQQSRYVSATGEYLKANDSQTYKGYGIASRFKILADLGVKASFEKAYRLQEVGEMFGNGYTVIANLDLKPESSQNVNLGAYYGFTVNKHKLFIEGSWFYRNANDFIYAVVYKSNSSVSRYENTSKVKVNGLEGDIKYNYGDLLYFNTNISYQNAINNTKYSVGTTSGTPEATYLNKIPNQPWLFGNADLSIGRNNILGKASRMQFNLSTQYVHWFYLTWEAYGSKASKSTIPDQYIHNASISNSWDNGRYNLSLECRNFTNNLAFDNFRLQKPGRAFSVKVRYFLR; from the coding sequence ATGCAATCTCAGGCACAAAATAAAGCAGCAATTTCCGGGCATATTAAATCGGCCAAGGGAGAAATTATTCCCAGCGTTACCATCACTGTGAAGGGTTTGTCAATCGGCACCACGACTGACTCAGAAGGTTTTTATACTATCCAAAACTTAAAACCAGCCAGTTATACGATTGAAATATCGGCTGTGGGATACTTTAAAATCTCTCAGATCATTACGGTTAAAACCGATAAATCACAAACACTAAATTTTGAACTGAAAGAAAGCCAGCAGGATCTGAAGGAAGTACAGATTTTTGGTAAAAATGAAACGCAGGAAATTAAAGAACAGGCTTTTACCGTCAATGCAATCGAAACCAAACGCTTTGCCAATACAACTGCCGACTTAAATCAGGTTTTAAACAGAACTGCGGGCGTCAGAGTACGTGAAGAAGGAGGAATGGGCTCAGACTTCAATTTTTCCATTAATGGGCTTTCCGGTAAAGCAGTGAAATTTTTCCTTGACGGCGTTCCGCTCGAATTAATGGGCAGCACCATGTCGCTTAATAATATCCCTGTTAATCTGGCCGAAAGAATGGAAGTCTATAAAGGCGTTGTTCCGGTAAGCCTTGGTTCGGATGCACTGGGTGGAGCAGTCAACATTGTCACCAATCAGAATATCAATAACTACCTGGATGCCAGTTACAGTATCGGCTCTTTTAACACGCACAGATTAGCACTAAACGGACAGTACAGCACGGCGAATGGCCTGATCATTAAGGCGAGTGCATTTGCCAATTATTCGGATAACAACTATCTGATGCGTGGTATGGAGATATGGGATGAACAGCAGTACAAATATGTAAACAAAAATTTCAAACGGTTCCATGACCAATATAAATCAGCCATGGGACAGGTTGAACTGGGTGTTATAAATAAAAAATGGGCTGATGTTCTTTTCGTAGGGTTTTCTTACTCTGGTACAGATCAGGATATCCAGACCGGCACAAGACAAGATGTTGTATATGGAGCAGTAACCAAAAACGGGCATGCTTACAATGGCTCACTTCGGTATAAAAAAGACAACCTTTTTGTTAAAGGACTAAATGCCAACGTTTTCGCTTCAAGATCGGTTGATAATTATGTCGTTAAAGATACTTCCAGCTACAAATATTACTGGGATGGATCAAGGATAAAAACCAGTCTTGCTGAAATATCAGGCTCGAAAACAATTACAAATATCAATCGTCCCCGCACATTCGCAAGGGCAAACCTGGGTTATCAGTTATCAGGCTCGCATTCTTTCAATGTCAATTATACTTACGATCATATAAAAAACGAAAGTTATGATGAGCTTATCACTGACCATGCAGATATACCGGGAATACTTTCCAAGAACATTCTGGGTGCAGCTTATCAGCAGAACTTATTAAATGACCGGTTAACAAATACACTTTTCGGCAAATTTTACGGATTGAGCGTTCAGCAGTCCAGGTACGTATCTGCTACCGGTGAATATTTAAAAGCCAATGATTCCCAAACTTATAAAGGTTACGGAATTGCTTCACGCTTCAAAATCCTGGCTGATCTGGGTGTTAAAGCCTCTTTCGAGAAGGCCTATCGTTTGCAGGAAGTGGGAGAAATGTTCGGTAACGGCTACACGGTTATTGCTAATCTGGATCTTAAACCTGAATCAAGCCAGAATGTAAACCTTGGCGCCTATTACGGATTTACAGTAAACAAGCACAAATTGTTTATTGAAGGTTCATGGTTTTACCGTAATGCCAATGACTTTATCTACGCCGTGGTTTACAAATCCAATTCAAGTGTGAGCCGCTATGAAAATACTTCAAAAGTAAAAGTAAACGGACTTGAGGGCGATATTAAATACAACTACGGAGACCTGCTTTATTTTAACACCAATATCAGCTACCAGAATGCGATCAACAACACAAAATATTCAGTAGGTACAACAAGTGGCACTCCGGAAGCAACCTATCTCAATAAAATCCCAAACCAGCCATGGCTTTTCGGTAATGCCGATTTGAGTATTGGCAGGAACAATATACTCGGAAAAGCATCAAGAATGCAGTTTAATCTGAGTACTCAATATGTGCATTGGTTTTATCTGACCTGGGAAGCTTATGGAAGTAAAGCCAGCAAAAGTACCATTCCGGATCAGTACATCCACAATGCTTCCATCTCTAATTCATGGGACAACGGACGCTACAACCTTTCACTGGAATGCCGCAATTTCACTAACAACCTGGCTTTCGACAATTTCCGCTTACAGAAACCCGGCCGCGCCTTCTCGGTTAAAGTCCGCTATTTCCTTAGGTAA
- a CDS encoding Rpn family recombination-promoting nuclease/putative transposase codes for MEDLNIGPYIDPFTDFGFKRIFGSEPNKDLLIDFLNELFLGERRIVDLVYNKNEHVGPLAEHRKVIFDLLCTGSNGEQFIIEVQRVKQEFFKDRCLYYTSSLIKDQAPTGIARWDYYLKPVYLIGLMDFTFEDAQDDHCLHKIHLIDSNSGKLFYEKLGFIFIEMPKFNKKETELTSELDNWFFLLKNLSKLNKIPAFLRKPVFSKLFNIAAVSNLNMEEKMAYDTSLKEKWDLDNSMDYVLKEGYERGIRQGIEKGIEQGIELGIEQGKELGIEQGIEQGRHQEKLNNAHTMKKRGMDNNLIAELLNLSLEQVENL; via the coding sequence ATGGAAGATTTAAATATTGGGCCTTATATTGATCCATTTACGGATTTCGGATTCAAGAGGATTTTTGGTTCTGAACCTAATAAAGATTTACTGATTGATTTTCTCAATGAGTTGTTTTTAGGGGAACGAAGGATTGTGGATCTGGTTTATAACAAAAATGAACACGTCGGTCCTCTTGCTGAACATCGCAAAGTAATATTTGACTTGTTATGTACTGGTTCAAATGGAGAACAGTTTATTATTGAAGTGCAGCGTGTAAAGCAGGAATTCTTTAAAGACCGTTGTTTGTATTATACTTCATCACTTATAAAAGATCAGGCCCCCACTGGAATTGCGCGATGGGATTATTATTTAAAGCCGGTTTATTTGATTGGTTTAATGGATTTTACATTTGAAGATGCGCAAGATGACCATTGTCTGCATAAGATTCATTTGATTGATTCAAATTCAGGAAAACTATTCTATGAAAAACTGGGTTTTATATTTATAGAAATGCCTAAATTCAATAAAAAGGAGACAGAGCTCACTTCGGAACTTGACAACTGGTTCTTTTTGTTAAAGAATTTAAGTAAATTGAATAAAATTCCTGCATTTTTAAGAAAACCCGTTTTTAGTAAATTATTCAATATTGCAGCAGTCAGTAATCTTAATATGGAAGAAAAAATGGCATACGACACAAGTTTAAAGGAAAAATGGGATTTGGATAATTCAATGGATTACGTACTTAAAGAAGGGTACGAACGTGGAATTCGCCAGGGTATTGAGAAAGGAATCGAACAGGGTATTGAACTAGGAATTGAACAGGGAAAAGAACTAGGAATTGAACAAGGAATTGAACAAGGCAGACATCAGGAAAAGTTAAACAATGCTCATACTATGAAAAAAAGAGGTATGGATAATAATTTGATTGCAGAGTTATTAAATCTTTCCTTAGAGCAGGTTGAAAATTTGTAA
- a CDS encoding DUF4374 domain-containing protein, whose amino-acid sequence MNTLMRNMFRIIIGVFVFNLLISCNRDSTEKGSSKEKKYSVYTMTKTGNEYIIQTDSLLSGTINPEKQGTKVIPERQYYELIVLDGNYYSLDWKTSIFNKYRIINSVFTKIASLPLTDFSTVENYNWISRDSLLIIGYAGKIPKIRYAKIQVKKMTAQQGLMEIPSPFGQFNWMSVGFSKFSNGKLMVGYTYHTTNNLNSYTTSDTSYVEVLSYPGMRTLDRLKDTRSTSPGGINTRQSHFFTDEKGDFYFIACPGIALGNNPDKPTGIYRIKNSDEKIDPGYFFNISASAIQNHGYGFWYIGNGKAIVRTERKGLFTGMKDHYKVPHFDFYVLDLNTKSTTRLNLPLDKGTARQCVLVENGLVFITINSDSEGSYVWNYNPKTNHLQKGLKFEGDIDYILRLDRLN is encoded by the coding sequence ATGAATACTTTAATGAGGAATATGTTCCGGATTATAATCGGTGTTTTTGTTTTTAATTTATTGATAAGCTGCAACCGGGACAGTACAGAAAAGGGGAGCTCCAAAGAAAAAAAATACAGTGTTTATACCATGACAAAAACTGGTAACGAATACATTATTCAAACGGATTCTCTCCTGAGTGGTACTATAAATCCTGAAAAGCAAGGAACAAAGGTCATACCGGAACGGCAGTATTATGAACTGATCGTACTTGATGGAAATTATTACAGCCTGGATTGGAAAACGAGTATTTTTAATAAATACCGCATCATAAACAGCGTTTTTACAAAAATAGCATCGCTACCTTTAACAGATTTTTCCACTGTTGAAAATTACAACTGGATAAGCCGTGATTCTTTGCTGATCATAGGTTATGCAGGAAAAATACCCAAGATCAGGTATGCCAAAATTCAGGTAAAAAAAATGACCGCTCAACAGGGCCTCATGGAAATCCCTTCCCCTTTTGGTCAGTTTAACTGGATGTCAGTTGGCTTTTCCAAATTCTCTAATGGCAAATTAATGGTGGGTTATACATATCATACCACCAACAATTTAAATAGTTACACTACAAGCGATACATCCTATGTGGAGGTCTTGAGTTATCCTGGGATGCGAACTCTCGACAGACTTAAAGATACACGTTCTACAAGTCCGGGAGGTATTAATACCAGACAATCCCATTTTTTTACTGATGAGAAGGGTGATTTTTATTTTATAGCTTGTCCTGGTATTGCTTTGGGAAATAATCCTGATAAACCAACCGGTATATACCGGATTAAAAATTCAGATGAGAAAATTGATCCGGGTTATTTTTTCAATATATCAGCTTCTGCCATTCAAAATCATGGTTACGGCTTTTGGTACATTGGTAATGGAAAAGCAATTGTAAGAACAGAAAGAAAAGGCTTGTTTACCGGAATGAAGGATCACTACAAAGTGCCGCATTTTGATTTCTATGTATTGGATCTAAATACTAAATCTACAACCAGGTTAAATCTGCCATTAGACAAAGGCACAGCCAGACAATGTGTACTTGTGGAAAACGGACTGGTGTTTATTACGATCAACTCTGATTCGGAAGGAAGTTACGTCTGGAACTATAATCCTAAAACAAATCACCTTCAAAAAGGATTGAAATTTGAAGGTGACATTGATTATATTCTAAGGCTGGACCGTTTGAATTAG
- a CDS encoding RNA polymerase sigma-70 factor, giving the protein MPDYILNSSPIKIDENSFKQIYELHWEKVFAVCYNNIRETEPAKGMVQDIFKSLWERKDELEITTSVERYLLRAAKFKVFEYLRNTRSRKEHNEVAFANYCNSANCTENEVMFNSLKTKVDNLVDTLPCQCRKVFKMSREQGLTNKEISSNLLISERAVEYHITRALTTLRSNLTEYIQ; this is encoded by the coding sequence ATGCCTGATTACATCCTGAATAGCAGTCCAATCAAAATTGATGAAAATTCTTTTAAGCAGATATATGAACTGCATTGGGAGAAGGTTTTTGCTGTATGCTACAATAATATCAGGGAAACCGAACCCGCCAAAGGAATGGTACAGGATATTTTTAAATCACTTTGGGAAAGAAAAGATGAGTTGGAAATAACAACTTCGGTAGAACGCTATCTGCTTCGTGCCGCAAAATTTAAAGTTTTTGAATATCTGAGAAATACCCGGTCAAGAAAAGAACACAATGAAGTAGCTTTCGCCAATTATTGTAATTCTGCAAATTGTACTGAAAATGAGGTCATGTTCAACAGCTTAAAAACGAAGGTCGATAATTTGGTGGACACACTTCCCTGCCAGTGCCGTAAGGTTTTTAAAATGAGCCGGGAACAAGGCCTGACAAATAAAGAAATTTCCTCGAATCTGCTCATCTCAGAAAGAGCAGTAGAATATCATATTACTCGGGCACTTACTACACTGAGATCAAACCTTACTGAATACATTCAGTAG
- a CDS encoding SDR family NAD(P)-dependent oxidoreductase: protein MFLYEKQVVIVTGGGSGIGQTIAQFYANEGARVVIWDKEPNPPENTRRFFCKSREYISSDLIDITAPQDIVIGMEAILEKWGHIDVLINNAGLSIDKSVYDLPVEEWDYVLNTNLRGTFLCSREAAKMMRYNNGGCIVNISSTRALMSESHTEAYAASKGGILALTHAMAISLAADHITVNAISPGWIETYDYSHLKVSDHRQHPSGRVGKPEDIARACLYLTHPENDFITGTNLVIDGGMTRKMIYSD from the coding sequence ATGTTTTTATACGAAAAACAGGTCGTGATAGTTACTGGAGGTGGTAGCGGCATCGGCCAGACGATAGCTCAGTTTTACGCAAATGAAGGCGCCAGGGTAGTGATTTGGGATAAAGAACCCAATCCACCAGAAAATACACGAAGGTTTTTTTGCAAGTCACGCGAATACATTAGCTCAGATCTTATTGATATAACCGCTCCGCAGGATATTGTGATAGGGATGGAAGCTATACTGGAGAAATGGGGCCATATTGATGTGCTCATAAATAATGCCGGTTTAAGCATCGACAAATCAGTATATGACCTGCCAGTTGAGGAATGGGATTATGTGCTGAATACTAATCTCCGTGGAACTTTCCTTTGTTCGAGAGAAGCGGCAAAAATGATGCGGTATAACAATGGTGGCTGTATAGTAAATATTTCATCAACACGAGCATTGATGTCCGAGTCACACACAGAAGCATATGCTGCCTCAAAAGGGGGCATTCTGGCACTGACCCATGCAATGGCAATTTCCCTCGCTGCCGACCATATTACAGTTAATGCTATTAGTCCCGGCTGGATAGAAACATATGATTACAGTCATTTGAAAGTTAGTGACCATCGGCAACACCCCTCAGGACGGGTTGGCAAGCCGGAAGATATTGCAAGGGCCTGTTTATATCTTACACATCCGGAAAATGATTTTATTACCGGAACCAACCTGGTCATTGATGGCGGAATGACGCGAAAGATGATTTATTCGGATTGA
- a CDS encoding helix-turn-helix transcriptional regulator, whose amino-acid sequence MEISIYEARAKQIIIEIKQLIEAKGMSLDSSDTQGAIISRQMADEIFSGKTMPSLEQFLALCEISGITISMPAVETPDNPM is encoded by the coding sequence ATGGAAATTTCAATTTATGAAGCTCGTGCAAAACAAATTATTATTGAAATAAAACAATTAATAGAGGCCAAAGGAATGAGCCTGGATTCGTCTGACACACAAGGTGCCATCATATCACGACAAATGGCTGATGAGATATTTTCTGGAAAAACAATGCCAAGTCTTGAACAGTTTTTGGCGTTATGTGAAATTTCCGGGATTACAATCAGCATGCCAGCTGTGGAAACTCCCGACAATCCCATGTGA
- a CDS encoding topoisomerase C-terminal repeat-containing protein — translation METFKQELIQMVVDITTEVKMNTGRMIFIKEDTIEIKEEKPKKEAKPKEPKEEISIESLTCPKCKSYLLKKGKTAYGCGNFQVCGFKIPFEFLGKQLNDKNVFDLLSKGRTAKIKGLAIPGNPEPVNAKLVMTGEFNFEVE, via the coding sequence ATGGAAACCTTTAAGCAGGAACTTATTCAGATGGTAGTGGACATCACTACGGAAGTGAAAATGAATACTGGCAGGATGATTTTTATAAAAGAAGACACGATTGAAATAAAAGAAGAAAAACCCAAAAAGGAAGCTAAGCCAAAAGAACCCAAAGAAGAAATTTCCATCGAATCCCTGACTTGCCCGAAATGTAAATCTTACTTGTTAAAGAAAGGGAAAACAGCTTATGGCTGCGGGAATTTTCAGGTTTGTGGTTTTAAAATTCCATTCGAATTTCTGGGCAAACAATTAAATGATAAAAATGTTTTTGATCTGTTGAGCAAGGGGCGGACAGCTAAAATAAAAGGCCTGGCTATACCGGGAAATCCCGAACCGGTTAATGCCAAACTGGTTATGACCGGCGAGTTTAATTTTGAAGTAGAGTGA